A section of the bacterium genome encodes:
- the rpe gene encoding ribulose-phosphate 3-epimerase: protein MNNSIYLAPSLLAADFSQLDRQLAAVEQAGADWIHLDVMDGRFVPPITFGDVICSAVKKCTKLPLDVHLMIVEPERQIEAFANAGADYLTVHVETCPHLQRVLQEIRKAGMKPGVTLNPGTSVKLLEPILEEVDLILVMSVNPGWGGQSYLPIANTKLRQLSLWRKEFNLSYRIEVDGGVDVKTAKAAVEAGADVLVAGTAVFRGNIPHNIQALREAIQ, encoded by the coding sequence ATGAACAACTCAATATATCTCGCCCCTTCTCTCCTTGCCGCTGACTTCTCGCAACTCGACCGGCAACTTGCCGCAGTGGAGCAAGCCGGCGCCGATTGGATTCACTTGGATGTGATGGACGGTCGATTTGTTCCTCCGATTACATTCGGTGATGTCATTTGCTCAGCTGTAAAAAAATGCACAAAACTTCCACTCGATGTTCACTTGATGATTGTTGAGCCGGAGCGACAAATTGAAGCATTCGCAAACGCGGGTGCCGATTATCTCACTGTGCATGTTGAGACTTGTCCTCACTTACAGCGGGTATTGCAGGAAATTCGTAAGGCGGGTATGAAGCCGGGAGTAACGCTAAATCCGGGTACATCAGTAAAGCTGCTGGAACCAATACTCGAAGAAGTCGATTTAATCCTTGTGATGTCGGTGAATCCCGGGTGGGGTGGTCAATCGTATCTTCCCATCGCCAATACTAAATTGCGGCAATTATCGTTGTGGCGGAAAGAATTCAATTTGAGCTACCGGATCGAAGTTGATGGTGGAGTCGATGTGAAAACAGCGAAAGCGGCGGTAGAAGCTGGCGCCGATGTATTGGTAGCTGGGACCGCTGTGTTTCGCGGTAACATTCCCCATAACATCCAAGCCCTGCGCGAGGCGATTCAATGA